AGCGGCATGCCGTTTATCATGAGTAGTATTTTCTTCGTATGGGGCTTCTCGCTAATATTTAGCATGTGGCTTCCTGCAATTCTTACGACAATTGCAATCCTTGCGTGTTTGGCTCACCGTTCATTCGAGAAAGACCACGGGTATTACATTTCAGTTGAAGAAGTAGAAGAAACAGAAAAAGAATGCGAGGTGAGAACTGATGAAAATAGATAACTCGCTTCCACTTGAATATAGTACAGAACAGAATAAATTGAATATTTTAGGTTTCTGGATTTTCATTGGAGCCGAAGTAATGCTGTTTGCAACTCTTTTTGCAACCTATTTCATTCTAGAAAATCGAACGGGTAACGGACCTTCAGGGGCAGAGATTTTTGAAATCACTCCAGTGCTCATTGAAACGATTTTACTGTTAACAAGTAGTTTTATGATCGGTCTTGGCGTTCATGCAATGCGTCTCGGTAGAAAAACTGCCATGATGAGATTCTTTGCGATTACATTACTTCTAGGTCTGGCATTTGTAGGTGTGGAAATTTATGAGTTTATGCATTACGTCCATGTCGGAGCAGGCCTTCAAACAAGTGCATTCACAGCGGCCCTATTAACAACATTAGGGACGCATGGGGCTCACGTTACAATCGGTTTATTCTGGGGATTGATCATCATCCTACAAGTGAAAAAGCGTGGTTTGACGCCTGAGACAGCCAATAAGTCATTTATCTTTTCTCTGTATTGGCATTTCTTAGATGTAGTCTGGATCTTTATCTTCAGCTTCATCTACTTGAAAGGATTGATGTAAACATGAGCGAATTATTCCCGCGCAAACAAGTAATGGGCTTTGTCTTTTCGTTGGTTCTTACTGCAGCAGCATTGACTGTTTATTTCTTAGACCTGTCATTTGCAGTGGGGATGACAATTCTATTAGTCACAGCGTTCGTACAAGCAGCAGTTCAACTCGTTGTCTTTATGCATGCTGGTGAAACTGAGGATAAAAAGTCAATTTACGTAAACATCTATTTTGCAGTTGCATTAGCTCTAATCACTATTTTTGGTTCATTATTAATATTGGTTTGGGATATGTAACAGAACGAATACAAAGGAGCGCCTATAATGGCGCTCCTTTATTTATTTTACTGAACGATTCGTATACCTTTATCGGTTTTTTCCTGCATTTCTTCTGTCGCTACAAAGAAAACACCCATTAGGAATATAAAAACAGCGCTCATAATTGTACCAATGCCGATACCTGTTATTGCACTGTAATCGCTTACAAAAAAGCCATACAAGAAAATAGAGATTCCGATTGTAAGTACTGTGAGCCCAACATACTTAACGGTGTTCAATATTTTGGATTTAGCTTCCATCTCCTAAAAACTCCTTTTTATTTTATTATTTACTATGTTCACAAAATTGTCAAATTTATTTTTGGTTTTCCCTTTGTTAACCACTCTTTGGGAGATTCTAAAAAAGGTTAGGATTCCATTACCTATCAACTTCATCATAAGACTTCCTACAGTCTACTATCTATAAAAGTTGCAGGTGAAGAATGACTGTAACTTCATATAGTTATAAAGAAGACGGGCATGCCTTCCTTTTCGTGTATTTTGATTTATTATAGGATGTAGACGATGAAGAAAATCTAGGTCACATTCACATGGATTTTCACCCTTACGATAACAATCATCATGTGCTTTACAAGCAGCATCTACATCATTTATAGGAGCACCTGGTCCGCACCAATTATAGCCTGGCAAAATACAAAAACGGAAATTTGAATTTCTTCCCCGTGGCAATATAAAAACCTCCCTTTGATGCCTTAACTATTACTTCATCTAGCTTATTCAGGGGTGCAAAATATTGTATAAGCTGTTACCTATCAGTTTCATAATTAATTTATCTAAGTCGAAGTATTGAATACGGTGTACAAATTGAGTGTAGGCATCCCCTAGAGCCGGAGCGTATTCGTAGGGAACCTTTACTTTAACTCTCTCTATAAATACATAAATCAGAACCTACATATTTAAATAATTGAAAGGATGATTTTTTGTGATAACAGTAATACTGCTATTTTTATTTGCCGGCCTGGCTGAAATTGGGGGAGGATATCTCATTTGGCAGTGGTTAAGGGAAGGAAAGTCAGCATATTTGGGTCTTATCGGAGGACTTGTCTTAGCTTTGTACGGTGTGATTGCTACTTTCCAACACTTCCCGACCTTTGGCAGGGTGTATGCTGCTTATGGAGGGGTATTCATTGTACTATCTGTTCTTTGGGGATGGGGAGTCGATAAAAAGATGCCTGATACATACGATTGGATTGGTGCTTTAATTTGTATAATTGGTGTGTCTGTTATGTTATGGGCACCGAGAAGTTGATGTATAGTGAAAAAGCGCCTGGCATCCAAACGATTCTAAAAACGTTAGGATGCCAGGCGCTTTTTGTTCGTTTGTATCTATTTTTCAGGAGGAACTGCTTATAAATCTAAGTGGGTTCAATATTAGGTTGCACCCATAGCTTAGAAAAATCAACATAACCAAAATGCTTAATATTGATATTCATCAGATCTGCTGAGAATGGGATTTGACGTTTAGCGTAATACAACGGGATCATTATGGAGTTTTCAAGTAGTGCTTTTTCCACCTTCAAATTTAATGATGACCAATCATCAAAGGGGGTAAGTGCATAGTCAGTTAGATAACGACTTAATGTTTTATCAATTTTCATGATAGTAGCTAAGGGCGAGTATCCATTTTTAAGGAAATGAAAAAATGAAAAGTTTTGATTCAAATCAAATATTTCTCCGTGAATAAAAAGGTCGACATGCAGGTTATCTGTGTCATCGTAAATAGTATCCATAAAAGAAACCCATTTTACTTCGATAGGTATACCCTCTTTTTCTAATACATCTTTTATCCACATGGTTGTTTTCTCAGTGTAATTAACTATTTTTAAAATAAGTGGAACTGAAAAATCTGGACGTTTCACTTCCTGTGTAACATAAGTTTGACTTTGTCCGATCAGGCAACCTTGATGATTTGGCAAAATGCGGGCATCACTTTTACTAATTTCATGACGATGTTTTGCGATTACATAATGTACATAATCGCGAATTTCCTTTCGCCGAATCGGCGTATTTCGAAACGAATTCATAATGACGACGCCAAAGCCAGAATCACTTTCTACCTGAAATGTGGGCCGATCTTTTGTCTGTGTTGATGAACTATAAACTACTTCGAAATTATGTGGTACTTGCACAAATTCTACTAAATCTAATAGAGGTCTTTCACCAAAGTAGTCCTTAAAAGCGACTAAAGTTGTTTTCAAATCATTGTTATCTTGGACATAAAAACAGCCTGTACCAAATATATCACCATTATTTTCTTTATAAATACTAGCATTCATCGTTCCGAGCATGTGTAAACAATAGCTACATCTACTTGGAAAACAAATGTCAATCACTAACGGAGCTGGCACACTAATGCTTTTTACAGGCGCCCACAAATCTTGAAATTGCGGGTAACTACGTAGCTTGTTTAAGCAAATGACCACATCTTCTGCAGTTAATATAGAGCCATCATGGAACCTAATATCTTTTTTTAGATAGAACCTAATTTTAGTTGGAGTTATATCCCAACTATGTGCAAGTTCGGGTAAGACAATGCCTTTTTCATCAACTGCAACCAGTCGATTGAAGATATTCGCAACCAAGTTTGCACTATTTACATCGGCAGCTTTTAAAGGATGTATCGTCAAAAATGGGTATTTTCTTCGAACAACAAGCTTGTCATTTGTGGTTTGTAGGTACCCAAACTTTGAATGAAACGTATTCATTAATCGCTGTTTACAATCCGTTGACCAGTCTAATAATAAATACTTACTACTCAGTTCAACAGGCTCCTCATCAATCAACTTCGTGACATGCTCTTCAAAAACAGCCTCTACATTTTTTAACCACAGAAGCGTTGATACGTTGCCCCTGCCAAGTCCAGAATTAAATGTCAGCCATCCTTCAGTTGACCATTTTTGGATGTATCGCGCAGTCTGCTTAGTACTTAAACTAAGTACATCTGCTAGCTTTTTTTGTTTGATATTTCCTGATGGAACTGAGCTCCATAATGTTAATAAGTGTTTATCCACCATGTTCTCCTTTTGAAAAGTGGACATATATTTCAAATTTGTCCATTTTTACTTATTATTGTCTAGTTTAATATATAAAAGACAGAGGAGGTTTACAACATGATTTGGAAATACTATCCACGTAATATTAAAGTTCGTTTACTGACATCTTTTTTTAATCGTGCTGTATCATCAGCGATCATGCCATTTATGGCCTTATTTTTCGCACAGGAAATAAATAAAGTATGGGCGGGTATATTTTTATTATTTACTGTTGTCGTCAGTTTTTTTGTGAATTTAATCGGTGGTTATATTTCAGATCGATTTCCACGTAAAAGAGTATTAGTACTAACTTCATTTGCAAGTGCATGTATGTTTTTGATTATGACAGTCAGCTTATACCCTAAAGAGAATGTGATTTGGCTATTTGCAATTGCTTACATTGCTTACATAGTTACAAGCAGTCTTGGACGACCTGCAATGCATGCGATTATTATGGATTCGACCACACCGGATAATCGAAAAGCCGTTTATGCACTCGATTATTGGCTTGTGAATTTGTCTATGGCAATTGGCGCTGCCCTTGGTGGCTTGTTATATTTGAATCACCAAATCGAGCTATTCGCATTACTTACAATTACTTCGATAATCTTACCGATTGCTTATAAAATTTGGCTCATTGATGAGCAGACTAGTCAATTTAGAAAACAACACCATAATGTTTTTTTGGATTTAATTCAAAACTATAAAATCGCTTTCCGGGATATTCCGTTTGTCAAAGTTGTACTTGGCTCGATGTTTATTTTTTCGGCAGAATTTTCTTTAAATAGTTATATTGGTGTTCGTCTAGCGGAAACATTTGAATCCATACATATTGGCGGATTTGAAGTCGCTGGCGTACGTATGTTAAGCATCCTTAATATTGAAAACATGCTACTTGTTGTATGCTTTACGTTTATGATCAATAAGTTCACCGATCGTTTCAGCAAGCAAAAAGTAATACTGATTGGACTTATTATATATGGTATTGGTTATGTCACTGTCATGTCAGCAAACACATGGTATATTTTGATGTTGTTTAATTTGATCGCTACGCTTGGTGAACTAATCTATTCACCTGTTCGTAATGCAGAACAAGCGAATATGATTCCAGTAGACAAACGGGGTTCTTATTCGGCTTTTTCAAACATTTCATTTAGCGGGGCAGATTTAATCGCTCGTTCGACTATTATCATAGGTGCTTATTTAATACCTACAATGATGTCCGTTTATATTGGAATTATTTTGATGATAGGTATCTTCCTCGTGTATACTGGGTTATTTATAAGAAGGCCCGTTAAATAGTGTAGAGTACTAGTGAACTTGCGCAAAAACTA
This Sporosarcina sp. ANT_H38 DNA region includes the following protein-coding sequences:
- the qoxC gene encoding cytochrome aa3 quinol oxidase subunit III, whose translation is MKIDNSLPLEYSTEQNKLNILGFWIFIGAEVMLFATLFATYFILENRTGNGPSGAEIFEITPVLIETILLLTSSFMIGLGVHAMRLGRKTAMMRFFAITLLLGLAFVGVEIYEFMHYVHVGAGLQTSAFTAALLTTLGTHGAHVTIGLFWGLIIILQVKKRGLTPETANKSFIFSLYWHFLDVVWIFIFSFIYLKGLM
- the qoxD gene encoding cytochrome aa3 quinol oxidase subunit IV, with translation MSELFPRKQVMGFVFSLVLTAAALTVYFLDLSFAVGMTILLVTAFVQAAVQLVVFMHAGETEDKKSIYVNIYFAVALALITIFGSLLILVWDM
- a CDS encoding DUF2207 domain-containing protein, with translation MEAKSKILNTVKYVGLTVLTIGISIFLYGFFVSDYSAITGIGIGTIMSAVFIFLMGVFFVATEEMQEKTDKGIRIVQ
- a CDS encoding phospholipase, with product MPRGRNSNFRFCILPGYNWCGPGAPINDVDAACKAHDDCYRKGENPCECDLDFLHRLHPIINQNTRKGRHARLLYNYMKLQSFFTCNFYR
- a CDS encoding YnfA family protein, with the translated sequence MITVILLFLFAGLAEIGGGYLIWQWLREGKSAYLGLIGGLVLALYGVIATFQHFPTFGRVYAAYGGVFIVLSVLWGWGVDKKMPDTYDWIGALICIIGVSVMLWAPRS
- a CDS encoding ABC transporter substrate-binding protein, producing the protein MDKHLLTLWSSVPSGNIKQKKLADVLSLSTKQTARYIQKWSTEGWLTFNSGLGRGNVSTLLWLKNVEAVFEEHVTKLIDEEPVELSSKYLLLDWSTDCKQRLMNTFHSKFGYLQTTNDKLVVRRKYPFLTIHPLKAADVNSANLVANIFNRLVAVDEKGIVLPELAHSWDITPTKIRFYLKKDIRFHDGSILTAEDVVICLNKLRSYPQFQDLWAPVKSISVPAPLVIDICFPSRCSYCLHMLGTMNASIYKENNGDIFGTGCFYVQDNNDLKTTLVAFKDYFGERPLLDLVEFVQVPHNFEVVYSSSTQTKDRPTFQVESDSGFGVVIMNSFRNTPIRRKEIRDYVHYVIAKHRHEISKSDARILPNHQGCLIGQSQTYVTQEVKRPDFSVPLILKIVNYTEKTTMWIKDVLEKEGIPIEVKWVSFMDTIYDDTDNLHVDLFIHGEIFDLNQNFSFFHFLKNGYSPLATIMKIDKTLSRYLTDYALTPFDDWSSLNLKVEKALLENSIMIPLYYAKRQIPFSADLMNINIKHFGYVDFSKLWVQPNIEPT
- a CDS encoding MFS transporter, with protein sequence MIWKYYPRNIKVRLLTSFFNRAVSSAIMPFMALFFAQEINKVWAGIFLLFTVVVSFFVNLIGGYISDRFPRKRVLVLTSFASACMFLIMTVSLYPKENVIWLFAIAYIAYIVTSSLGRPAMHAIIMDSTTPDNRKAVYALDYWLVNLSMAIGAALGGLLYLNHQIELFALLTITSIILPIAYKIWLIDEQTSQFRKQHHNVFLDLIQNYKIAFRDIPFVKVVLGSMFIFSAEFSLNSYIGVRLAETFESIHIGGFEVAGVRMLSILNIENMLLVVCFTFMINKFTDRFSKQKVILIGLIIYGIGYVTVMSANTWYILMLFNLIATLGELIYSPVRNAEQANMIPVDKRGSYSAFSNISFSGADLIARSTIIIGAYLIPTMMSVYIGIILMIGIFLVYTGLFIRRPVK